Below is a genomic region from Streptobacillus felis.
ACTAAAACTCTATATTTTCTTTTAGTATTTTGAATAATTTTATTAGATGCATAATCTTTGTGATAATCTAATATATTATTATTAGCTAAGAATCCTTCTATTTTTAGTTTTTCTTGATAACTAAGGTGTTTACCTTTTTTTAAATTTATGTTATTATTGTTCATATAGATGTGTTCCTTTACTTTAATTTATTTTTTGTTTGTATTTTAAAGGTATCACATCTATATTTTTATTTCAAGTTTTTTTGGACATTTCTAATTTCTACTTACAAAGAGGTAAATAAATTCTAAAAAAGTTTGCATTTTTTAAAAATTTGTGATAGAATTTATTTACCCTGCTTTGTGGAATACCACTAGGGCAAAATCCAAAGGGAAGGAGAAAAAAGAAATGACAAATTATGAAATTATGTTTATTCTTTCAACTCAATTAACAGAAGAAGAAAAGAAAGCGAATGTTGAAAAAGTAGAAGCTGTTTTAACACATGCTGGAGCAACTGAAGTTAAGACTGAGATAATGGGAGATAGAAAACTAGCATATCCAATTAAGAAAAAAGAAAATGGATATTATGTTTTAACTAAATTTACTATGGATGGTACACAATTAACAGAAGTAGAGAATAAATTAAACATATCTGAGTACTTAATGAAATATATGATAGTAAAATTATAAAAAAAATAGGGGGTATATTATGAATTACGTATCATTATTAGGAAGACTTACAAGAGACCCTGAAGTTCAATACACAGGAACAGGTAAAGCTTATTTAAGATTTTCTATTGCTGTTCAAAGAGAAAACAATAGAGAGGAAGTAGATTTTATTAACTGTGTTGCTTGGGAAAAAAGAGCAGAGACTATAGGGCAATATTTTAAAAAAGGAAGTAGAATACTAGTCACAGGAAGAATTTCAGTTAGTAACTATGAGACAAAAGATGGAGAAAAAAGAACTTCAACAGATGTTGTAGTCAATAGTTTTGAGTTCATAGAAAGTAGAACTGAATCAAATGGAGGAAGCAGAGATTACACATCAAATAGATCAGTTGAAGCACCAAGAGAAGAAATTCTTGTAGACGAAGAAGATGACTTCCCATTCTAAGAAATAGGAGGAAGAAATGAAACCAGTTGCTGAATTCAAAAAAAGAAAAAGAAGACCAAAAGTTAAATTTAAACTTGAAGATATAGATTATAAAAATGTGGATTTATTAAGAAACTTTATGAATGATAAAGGTAAAATATCTCCATCAAGAGTAACAGGGTTAGATGCTAAAATTCAAAGAAAAATTGCAAAAGCAATTAAAAGAGCAAGACAAATAGCATTATTACCATATACAAGAATAGAAAAATAAAATAAACAAAGCTAGAGAGATCTAGCTTTTTATATTTAATATAGCCCACGTTTTACCAAATTTGTATATTGACAAAAAAGGTGGGAGAGGGTTATAATACTAGTATAATATATATATAAAAAGGAGGCAAAATGACAAATATAAACAAAGTGAAAAAGACACTTAAGTCATTTTTAAAAGGAAAAGTTAGTATAACAAAAAAGGTAACAATATTATTTTTAATAGCAGGTGTATCAGCATTTGCAGGATATAATAATGCAGCACTTCCATCTTGGATAAATGCTTCAGAAATCCCAGGAAGTTGGGTATTTACAAATATGGAACCAGATAATGCAAAAACAATTACAGGAAATAATAATATTGTTTTAGGGAGATTTGCTGGTGGAAATATTTCAGGAAGTCATAATTTTGTTGCAGGTCATAATGGTGCCGGTGGAGGAACAACTGGTATCAATAATATTTTGATGGGACAAGAAGCAGGGGTAAATACTGCTGGACATAATAATGTTGCATTAGGAGATAGAGCTGGTAAGAATGTTACTGGTAATAACAACTTTGCTGCAGGTCCATTTGGTGCCGGTACAGGTGTAACAGGGTACTACAATATTGCATTAGGTAATGAAACAGGTCAAAATGTAGGATATGCAGGAAATGTTCCAGGATTAGAATCTTCAAATAATAACACTGGAATGGGTAGAAATAATGTTGCTATAGGTAGAAAAGCAGGAAATAGCGTACAAGGAAATGAAAATGTTGCTATAGGAGCAAGAGTAGGTGAAGGTGTTGGTTCAAAAGCAACAACAAATAGTGAAGGAATATATAATATTGTAGTTGGAGTAGAAAGTGGAAATAATACTCAGGGTGTTTCTAACGTAGCTCTTGGTAGAAATGCTGGGAATAATGTAGATGGGTCATATAACTTTGCAGTAGGACCTGGTGCTGGAAATGGGACAAAGGGTTCTAATAATATATTTATGGGTGAGAATGCAGGAGTATTAAACGGAGTTATTGCTAATCATACAATATCTATTGGAGGACAAACTAAAGCATTAAAAGATAAAGTTATAGCAATAGGTTATGGTGCTCAAGCAAAAGAACTTAAGACAGTAGCTTTAGGTGGAAATGCAATAACTGACGTAGAAAATAGTGTATCATTAGGTAATGATACTGATACAGAAGGAACTGCAAATACAAGAACAAAAGGAACTGACAATACCTACACAACTGAAACAATATCTAATAAACTATCATTAAATTTTGCAGGAGGAGATCAAGTTGTAGGTGTAGTTAGTGTTGGAAATTCAAATCAAACAAGACGTATACAAAATGTAGCCCCTGGTTTAATTTCATCTACATCAACAGATGCAATTAATGGTTCTCAACTTTATGCATTAGCAGAAAAGGTTGCTAATATTGAAATTACAGCAGGAGGAGCATCACCTGTATTAAGCTTTACTGGGGATAATATAAAAACAACATCAGATGCAATAGGTAAAGTAGATTTAGGAACACAAAAACTTGCAATAAATGGAACTGATGGAAAAATAAAAACAGAGGTTGCTAAAGATGGACAAAGTGTTACTATTAATTTAGATGATGCTATAACAAATACTATTGCTGCAAAAGCGGATAAATCAGAAATTAAAACTTATGTAGTTGAAAATGGTAAAAATACTGTTGTTACAAAAGATGAATCAACTTCAGGAACAGTTAAATTTACTGTAGATGCAGAAAAAACAGTTGTAGTTGCAGGAACTGGTTTAAAAATGGTTTCAGAAGTTGCTGCTACTAAGGATAATAATTATGTCAACACATATACTTTAGGTTTAGCTGATGAAGTAGTTAATAAAATTGATGGAAAAGCAGATAAAACAGATATAGCAAAAACAACTTTAACAGTAACAGATGGAAAAGTTGCAGATTTAGAAGATGCAAACAAAACAAAATTGGTTACAGCAGATACAGTTAAAGATGCAATAAATAATACAGGATTCTTTATTAATTCAGGTAAAACAGAAGGAGAGAATACAGGAGCTAATAAGACTTTAGTTAAAGCTGGAGAAGAAGTTAAATTAATAGCAGGAAAAAATGTTACTATAGCTCAAAGTGGTAAAGAGTTTACTTTCTCTGTAGATTTACCTGAAATATCAAAAATAGAAGTTAAAGCAGAGGAAAACTCAGCAATAACTGTAACAAAAGATGCAAATAAAGATGTATATACTGTAGGAGTTAATGTTGACAATGATACTATAGTAATTCAAGATGGTAAATTAAAAGCAATAATTCCTTCTATAGAGCCAGGTACTATAACAGATGAGGTTGTAGAAGGGAATAAGCTTGCAAAAACAGATGAGCCTAATAAATATGCAACTGCAGGAACTGTAGTGAATGCTATAAATACTTTAGGTAATAATACTATAAAACTTGCTGGAAATAGTGGAGAAACAAATACTCAGAATTTAAATAAAGATGGTGGAATTAAGTTTGCTATTGAAGGAAATGGTTTAGTTAAAACAGAAGCAAAAGAAGATAAAGTTATTATAGATTTATCTGACGAAGCAAAAGAAAAATTAAATAAAATTGAAAATGTTGAAAAATCAACAACTTCGGCAATTTCTGGAGTAGCAAGTGCAGTAGCTATGGCTAACTTACCACAAGTAAGCAATATAGCAGGACATAGACATAATATTGCAGGATCATATGGATACTATAACGGAGAACATGCATTTGCATTAGGATTATCAGGATTAAATGAAACAGGAAACTTAGTATATAAGGCAAGTGGATCACTTAATACTAAAGGTCATGTTGCACTTGGAGCAGGACTTGGATATCAATTTGACAAATTAGAATCAAGAAGAAAAGATATGTTAACATTACAAAGAAATGGAAATATAAACTTACTTGATGAAAAGGTTTATGAATTAGATCAAGAAGTTACAAGCTTAAAAAATAATGTTAAAAATTTAGAAGGTGCAAATAAAGTATTAAATGAAAAATTACAGGAATTAGAAAAAATTGTAAATAAATTAATGAATAAATAATTTAACGCTATTTATTATGGATACTTTCCTTAAAAGGAGGTATCCATTTTTATTTAAAATAAATTTTAAGAAAAGTATTAAAGAGTAAAGAAAATTTATTAAATATAAAAATAACAAGTTAATATAGTTGACAAAAGTAAAAGTTTAAAGGTATAATTAAAATTAATTGAAACAAATAAATAGGAGGTAAAATGAATAATTTAAATAAAGTTGTAAGAATTTTAAAATCAAATTTAAAAAATAAATTAAGTATCACAAAACAAACTATAATACTATTTTTAATGATGGGTATGTTAGGAATCTCAGAAGTAATTTCAGATAATAACAAAGATAGTTTACACATAGGTACAGTTGCAAATAATGGAAGAAATAATATACTGGTAGGAGATGTAGCAACACCTGGAAATTATAGTATAATATTTGCTACTAAAAATGGTGGTGGATGGCATGGAAATGGTAAGTATAAAATTGCATTTGGAGATGGTGTAAATGCTGATGGTGATGTAGAGTATGGAATAATATTTGGGAATGTTGCAGGACATGCTTTAAGTGGGAAATATAAGTTCATATTTGGAGAAGCAGCAGGATTTAGAAATAATGGAGAATATAATTTTGCATTTGGTAAAGCATCAGGAAGAGTAGTTAATGGAATCTATAATTTTGCTTTTGGAAATGAAGCTGGTCAAGATATAGCAGGAGGAAATAATATTTCCTTATTACAAGGTGCAGGATCTCAAACAAATGGTCATTTTAATATGGCTGTTGGATTCCAAGCAGGACAAATTACAAGAGGTAACTATAACTATGCTTTTGGTCCACAATCGGGGAAAAATACTACAGGAGATGAAAATATAGCAATAGGATCTCATGCAGGGAAAGATGTTTCTGGTAATGCTAACTATGCATTTGGACGTAGTGCAGGACAAAATGTATCTGGACTTGGAAATATAGCTTTTGGTGAAAATGCAGGTCAAAATGTAAAAGGGCTTCCTAATAATGAGATTTTAGGATACTCAAATGTAGCAATAGGAAAAGAGTCTGGAAGAAATGTAATATCGAATCAAAGTTTAGCTTTAGGTTATAGAACAGGTGGACATGTAGGATATGTTACTTGGGATAATGCATCTAATGATTTTACAGCTAACCCGAGAGAGTATGTTAGAAATAGTGAAACTAATCCAAATGGGAATATTAAATCTGGTGCAGAGCATAATACAGCAGTTGGAGCAAATTCTGGGAACTATATAGCAGGTCAAGATAATGTTGCTTTAGGAGAAGGTGCAGGAAACTATATAGATGGTCCAGAAGAAGGAGGAGCTGGAAATGTTGGTATAGGTAGAAAAGCGGGGAATAGAATTTATGGAAATGATAATATAGCTTTAGGAGCGAGTTCATCTAATAGAATTAAAGGATCAAATAATATAGGAATAGGAACTTCAAGTTCAAATCAAGAAAGTTATTTAATTGAAAAGGAAAATACTATTTCTATGGGGACTTCTGCAGATTCTATAGCAAATAATGCTATATCAATAGGAACTAATGCAAAAACATTTAAAATAGATTCAATTACTATAGGTAAAGATTCACAAAATAGTGGAGAAAAAAGTATAATAGTAGGTTCAGAAAATACGATTACATCGGATAAATCAGGAATTTTTGGCTATAAAAATTATGTTTCATATAATCCAAACATACATGTAATAGGAAATAATAATGGAGATTTTAATAACCAAATATCTGCACAAAATGGAGGAATCTTTGGAAATAACAATAAGTTACCAAATACAGCTATTAATAGCCGTATTATAGGAAATAATAACGAGATTACAATAAATGATGGATTTATTGTAGGAAATGAATCAAAAATAAGTGGTAGTCATACAGTTGCTTTTGGTAATAATATTAATGCAAAAGAAAGCCAAAGTGTTTATTTAGGATTTAATTCAGATTTCAATTCAGATTCAACAAAAAGTGCAGGAAATACTACATACAGTAGCTATAATTTAACTGATAAAAATGGAGTAGTTAAGAAAACTTTTGATTTTGCAGCTCCAGTTCCTGTGGGAATTACAACTATAGGTTCAATAAAAAGTGAAAGAAGATTACAAAATGTAGCCGCAGGGTTAATAGGACCAAATTCAACTGATGCAATTAATGGATCGCAGCTTTATGCTTTAGCAGATTATGTAGCTAATTTAGAAAATCAAGTTAATAATACAAGTCCAGTTAAGGTTGTTGATGGTAAAAACACATCAGTAACTACAGGAGATGATAAAGGGACAACAACTTATTCAGTTAATGTTAGTGGAGATTTAACTGAAATTACATCTATTTCAAATGAAGGAACTAAAATATCTTTAGAAGATGAAAATAAAGTGAATGTAAACGGGGCAACAATTACCAATGTATCGGCAGGAAAAGCTGATACAGATGCAGTAAATGTATCTCAATTAAATGAGTTAAAAACACAAATAAATAACAACAAAACTACAATAAATAATATAGAAAATAAAATTTCTAAAACAGAACTTACAGTAGATAATGGTAAAGTTGTTAATTTAGATGATGAAAATAAAGATAAATTAGTTTCAGCAAATACAGTTAAAGATGCAATAAATAATACTGGTTTCTTTATTAATTCAGATAGAACATTTGGTGAAAATATAGGAAGCAAGAAGACTCTAGTAAAAGCTGGAGAAGAAGTTAAATTAATTGCAGGTAGAAATGTTACTATAAATCAAAGTGGGAAAAATTTTGAAATATCAATAGATAGACATTTAGCAACAGAATTTAATATAATTGGTGAAGATGGAATAATAGCCGAAACTTCAACTGAAAATGGGAGAGATATTATTATTGTAAAATCAGATAAATCAGACATTATTTCAAAAAAGGGAGGAGAAGCTAAAACTACAAAAGAGGATGGATTAGTTGACGCTAAAACTGTAGTTAATGCTATCAATGCTTTAGGAAATAACACTATTAGTCTTTCAGGAAATACTGGAAATACAGATTCACAAAATTTAAATAAAGAAAATGGAATTACTTTTGGAATTAAAGGAAAAGGTTTAGTAACAACAGAAGCAAATGGAAATGAAATATTAATAGATTTAACTGATGAAACAAAAGAAAAGATTAATAATATAGAAAAAGGAGCTAAATCAGCTTCAACTGCAGCTAATGCAGGAGTAGCAAGTGCAGTAGCAATGGCAAACTTACCACAAGTAAGTAACATAGCAGGACATAGACATAATATTGCAGGAGCATATGGATACTATAACGGAGAACATGCATTTGCATTAGGATTATCAGGATTAAATGAAACAGGAAACTTAGTATATAAGGCAAGTGGATCATTAAATACTAAAGGACATGTAGCATTAGGAGCAGGACTTGGATATCAATTTGACAAATTAGAATCAAGAAGAAAAGATATGTTAACATTACAAAGAAATGGAAATATTAATTTACTTGATGAAAAGGTTTATGAATTAGATAAAGAAGTTAATGATTTAAAAACAAGTGTTAAGTATTTAGAAATGTCAAATAAGGAATTAAAAGAAGAAAATTTAAAATTAAATAATAGATTAGAAGAACTAGAAAATATAGTTAGAAAATCATTTAAATAAATTATAGTGGAGTAGATTTAAAAGTTTACTCCATTTTATTTTCAAAATAAAAAATTAATAAAGAAAAATATTGACAAATGTGTAAAAGAAATAATAAAATATATTAGAAAACAAAAAGAAAGGAGATGTATGATAAATAGTAACTAAGTCATACAAATATAAATGAAAATATCAAATAATTTAGAAAAAGTGATGAAGTCATATTTAAAAAGAAAAATAACTTTTAAGAAAGAAACAGTTATATTATTTTTAATGTTAGGTACATTTGCATTTTCTGGATATAATAATGCTGCATTAAATTCAGGAATGAATCCAGATGTTATTCCAGGAAGTTGGATATTAACAAATGCAAAAGAAGAAACGGCTAAAACCATAGGTGGAGATTCAAATATTGTATTAGGAAAAGAAGTTGGGGGTAATATTACTGGAAGGATGAACTTTATTTATGGTAATGATAAAGCAGGAGAAGGTACTACAGGAATAAATAATATAATAATGGGTTCAGAAGCTGGTAAGAATACATCTGGACATAATAACGTTGCACTAGGAATTGGAGCTGGACAAAATGTATCAGGAATTAATAACTTTGCTGCAGGTCCATCAGGTGCTGGAAAAGGAGTTACAGGATACTATAACATAGCATTAGGGACAGATAGTGGACAAAATGTAGGATATGCAGGAAGTGTTGCAGGCTTAGAATCTTCTAATGGAAATACTGGTATGGGTAGAAATAACATAGCCATAGGTAAAAATGCAGGAAATGGAGTGCAAGGAAATGAAAATATTGCCATTGGTTCAAATGTTGGAGAAAATGTTGGTTCTAAGGCAACTAGTAATTCTGTAGGTATATATAACGTTGCTATAGGAAAAGAAACTGGGAACAATGTACAAGGAACTTCAAATGTTTCATTAGGAAAGGGTTCAGGAAACAATGTTGAAGGTTCATATAATTTTATTGCAGGACTTAATGCAGGAAATGGCACTAAAGGTTCTCATAATATAATAATGGGGAACAAAGCTGGAGAATTAGGTACAGTAGAAGTTAGTGAAACTATTTCAATAGGTACTGAAACTAAGGCAACAAAAAATAATGTAACAGCAATAGGGTATAAAGCTCAAGCTTTAGAAGAAAAAACCATAGCATTAGGTGGTAATTCTATTGCAGATGTTGCAAATAGTATTGCATTAGGTGATAATAGTAAAACAGAAGGAACTTCAAGCAATAGAACAAAAGGAACAGATACGAGTTATACAAAAGATGTAGTGGAAAATAAATTAAATTTATCTTTTGCTGGAGGAGATCAAATAATAGGAGTTTTAAGTGTTGGAAATGAAAATGAAACAAGACGTATACAAAATGTTGCACCTGGTTTAATTTCAGAAAACTCAACAGATGCTGTTAATGGTTCACAACTTTATGCTTTAGCAAAGGAAGTAGCTAACTTAAGT
It encodes:
- the rpsF gene encoding 30S ribosomal protein S6, whose product is MTNYEIMFILSTQLTEEEKKANVEKVEAVLTHAGATEVKTEIMGDRKLAYPIKKKENGYYVLTKFTMDGTQLTEVENKLNISEYLMKYMIVKL
- a CDS encoding single-stranded DNA-binding protein — its product is MNYVSLLGRLTRDPEVQYTGTGKAYLRFSIAVQRENNREEVDFINCVAWEKRAETIGQYFKKGSRILVTGRISVSNYETKDGEKRTSTDVVVNSFEFIESRTESNGGSRDYTSNRSVEAPREEILVDEEDDFPF
- the rpsR gene encoding 30S ribosomal protein S18 — translated: MKPVAEFKKRKRRPKVKFKLEDIDYKNVDLLRNFMNDKGKISPSRVTGLDAKIQRKIAKAIKRARQIALLPYTRIEK
- a CDS encoding YadA family autotransporter adhesin, producing MTNINKVKKTLKSFLKGKVSITKKVTILFLIAGVSAFAGYNNAALPSWINASEIPGSWVFTNMEPDNAKTITGNNNIVLGRFAGGNISGSHNFVAGHNGAGGGTTGINNILMGQEAGVNTAGHNNVALGDRAGKNVTGNNNFAAGPFGAGTGVTGYYNIALGNETGQNVGYAGNVPGLESSNNNTGMGRNNVAIGRKAGNSVQGNENVAIGARVGEGVGSKATTNSEGIYNIVVGVESGNNTQGVSNVALGRNAGNNVDGSYNFAVGPGAGNGTKGSNNIFMGENAGVLNGVIANHTISIGGQTKALKDKVIAIGYGAQAKELKTVALGGNAITDVENSVSLGNDTDTEGTANTRTKGTDNTYTTETISNKLSLNFAGGDQVVGVVSVGNSNQTRRIQNVAPGLISSTSTDAINGSQLYALAEKVANIEITAGGASPVLSFTGDNIKTTSDAIGKVDLGTQKLAINGTDGKIKTEVAKDGQSVTINLDDAITNTIAAKADKSEIKTYVVENGKNTVVTKDESTSGTVKFTVDAEKTVVVAGTGLKMVSEVAATKDNNYVNTYTLGLADEVVNKIDGKADKTDIAKTTLTVTDGKVADLEDANKTKLVTADTVKDAINNTGFFINSGKTEGENTGANKTLVKAGEEVKLIAGKNVTIAQSGKEFTFSVDLPEISKIEVKAEENSAITVTKDANKDVYTVGVNVDNDTIVIQDGKLKAIIPSIEPGTITDEVVEGNKLAKTDEPNKYATAGTVVNAINTLGNNTIKLAGNSGETNTQNLNKDGGIKFAIEGNGLVKTEAKEDKVIIDLSDEAKEKLNKIENVEKSTTSAISGVASAVAMANLPQVSNIAGHRHNIAGSYGYYNGEHAFALGLSGLNETGNLVYKASGSLNTKGHVALGAGLGYQFDKLESRRKDMLTLQRNGNINLLDEKVYELDQEVTSLKNNVKNLEGANKVLNEKLQELEKIVNKLMNK
- a CDS encoding YadA-like family protein, coding for MNNLNKVVRILKSNLKNKLSITKQTIILFLMMGMLGISEVISDNNKDSLHIGTVANNGRNNILVGDVATPGNYSIIFATKNGGGWHGNGKYKIAFGDGVNADGDVEYGIIFGNVAGHALSGKYKFIFGEAAGFRNNGEYNFAFGKASGRVVNGIYNFAFGNEAGQDIAGGNNISLLQGAGSQTNGHFNMAVGFQAGQITRGNYNYAFGPQSGKNTTGDENIAIGSHAGKDVSGNANYAFGRSAGQNVSGLGNIAFGENAGQNVKGLPNNEILGYSNVAIGKESGRNVISNQSLALGYRTGGHVGYVTWDNASNDFTANPREYVRNSETNPNGNIKSGAEHNTAVGANSGNYIAGQDNVALGEGAGNYIDGPEEGGAGNVGIGRKAGNRIYGNDNIALGASSSNRIKGSNNIGIGTSSSNQESYLIEKENTISMGTSADSIANNAISIGTNAKTFKIDSITIGKDSQNSGEKSIIVGSENTITSDKSGIFGYKNYVSYNPNIHVIGNNNGDFNNQISAQNGGIFGNNNKLPNTAINSRIIGNNNEITINDGFIVGNESKISGSHTVAFGNNINAKESQSVYLGFNSDFNSDSTKSAGNTTYSSYNLTDKNGVVKKTFDFAAPVPVGITTIGSIKSERRLQNVAAGLIGPNSTDAINGSQLYALADYVANLENQVNNTSPVKVVDGKNTSVTTGDDKGTTTYSVNVSGDLTEITSISNEGTKISLEDENKVNVNGATITNVSAGKADTDAVNVSQLNELKTQINNNKTTINNIENKISKTELTVDNGKVVNLDDENKDKLVSANTVKDAINNTGFFINSDRTFGENIGSKKTLVKAGEEVKLIAGRNVTINQSGKNFEISIDRHLATEFNIIGEDGIIAETSTENGRDIIIVKSDKSDIISKKGGEAKTTKEDGLVDAKTVVNAINALGNNTISLSGNTGNTDSQNLNKENGITFGIKGKGLVTTEANGNEILIDLTDETKEKINNIEKGAKSASTAANAGVASAVAMANLPQVSNIAGHRHNIAGAYGYYNGEHAFALGLSGLNETGNLVYKASGSLNTKGHVALGAGLGYQFDKLESRRKDMLTLQRNGNINLLDEKVYELDKEVNDLKTSVKYLEMSNKELKEENLKLNNRLEELENIVRKSFK